One window of the Chryseobacterium camelliae genome contains the following:
- the purB gene encoding adenylosuccinate lyase — protein sequence MNSYKNPLEERYSSEEMLFNFSHNNKFRTWRKLWIALAEIEKDLGLDITDEQIAELKANAENIDYDKAAEYEKKFRHDVMAHVHTYGDVAPSAKGIIHLGATSAFVGDNTDLIQIRDGLLILKKKLVNVMKNLADFAIQYKDLPTLGFTHFQPAQLTTVGKRATLWLQSLVLDIEELDFFLETLRFRGVKGTTGTAASFLELFNGDYSKVKHLDKELSKRFGFEKVFGVSGQTYDRKIDAKVVALLGNIAQSAHKFTNDLRLLQNLKEIEEPFEKNQIGSSAMAYKRNPMRSERVGALAKYVMSLTTSSAMVASTQWFERTLDDSANKRLTIPQAFLAVDAILLIWNNIMNGIVVYPNRINKHIMDELPFMATEYIIMEEVKAGGDRQEIHEVIRVHSMEASKQVKVEGKENDLIERILNDDSLKLDKSKLKEVLDPKNFIGFAPVQTEEFIKNEVQPIIDQNKDLIGLEADLKV from the coding sequence ATGAATTCCTACAAAAATCCATTGGAAGAGCGCTACTCCAGTGAAGAAATGTTATTTAATTTCTCACATAATAACAAATTCCGCACCTGGAGAAAACTTTGGATTGCGCTTGCTGAAATTGAAAAAGATTTAGGCCTTGACATTACCGATGAGCAGATTGCAGAGCTGAAAGCCAATGCCGAGAATATCGATTACGATAAAGCAGCAGAGTATGAGAAAAAGTTCCGTCATGACGTGATGGCACATGTTCATACGTATGGTGATGTAGCTCCTTCAGCTAAAGGAATCATCCACCTTGGAGCAACTTCCGCATTTGTAGGAGATAATACGGATTTGATCCAGATCCGTGACGGACTGTTAATCCTGAAGAAAAAGCTCGTTAACGTCATGAAGAATTTGGCGGATTTCGCTATTCAGTATAAAGACCTGCCAACATTAGGCTTTACGCACTTCCAGCCTGCTCAGCTGACAACTGTTGGAAAAAGAGCCACATTATGGCTTCAGAGCCTGGTGCTGGACATTGAAGAGCTGGATTTCTTCCTGGAAACTTTACGCTTCAGAGGCGTTAAAGGAACCACAGGAACGGCGGCCAGCTTCCTGGAGCTGTTTAACGGGGATTATTCAAAAGTAAAGCATCTGGATAAAGAATTATCCAAGAGATTCGGATTCGAAAAGGTATTCGGTGTTTCCGGACAGACCTACGACCGTAAAATAGATGCTAAAGTGGTAGCTTTACTGGGGAATATCGCACAGTCTGCCCATAAATTTACCAACGATTTACGCCTGCTTCAGAACCTGAAGGAGATTGAGGAACCATTTGAGAAAAACCAGATCGGTTCATCGGCAATGGCATATAAGCGTAATCCGATGAGAAGCGAAAGGGTCGGGGCGTTGGCAAAATATGTAATGTCTCTTACCACTAGCTCTGCCATGGTAGCTTCAACCCAGTGGTTCGAAAGGACACTGGATGATTCCGCTAATAAAAGGTTAACCATTCCTCAGGCATTTTTGGCTGTTGATGCTATCCTGTTGATCTGGAACAACATTATGAACGGAATCGTAGTTTATCCGAACAGGATCAACAAACATATCATGGACGAGCTTCCCTTCATGGCCACGGAATACATCATCATGGAAGAAGTGAAAGCCGGAGGCGACCGTCAGGAAATCCATGAAGTGATCAGAGTGCATTCCATGGAAGCATCCAAGCAGGTAAAAGTAGAGGGTAAAGAAAACGACCTGATTGAAAGAATCCTGAATGATGATTCTTTAAAGCTGGATAAATCCAAACTGAAAGAAGTACTGGATCCTAAGAACTTCATCGGTTTTGCTCCGGTACAAACGGAAGAGTTTATTAAAAATGAAGTACAGCCGATCATTGATCAGAATAAAGACCTGATCGGGCTCGAGGCTGATCTTAAAGTATAA
- a CDS encoding alpha/beta fold hydrolase, whose product MIRSLKLAALRIFLCSAPVLAFSQIKPLDAMLTEYRYPFQVEYMNLNSQNNILKMAYMDVKPKKANGKTIMLLHGKNFNGAYWEETAKDLSSKGFRVIIPDQIGFGKSSKPQTYQFSFSQLAENTKLILDQLNLDKVIVLGHSMGGMVAARFVLQYPERVQKLILENPIGLEDYKTFAAYQDIDKAYQSELKNTTETYKAYQMKFYYDNQWKAEYQPWLDLIAGCTLHPDYPKVAWDAALTSDMIYNQPVCYEFKNIKVPALLIIGTRDRTAIGKDRAPKELQEKMGQYQELGKKTQKEIPGSKLVELDNVGHLPHIEAYSRFWNALYDFIK is encoded by the coding sequence ATGATTCGATCCCTTAAACTAGCTGCCCTTAGAATTTTTCTGTGCTCTGCACCTGTATTGGCTTTTTCCCAGATAAAGCCGCTGGATGCCATGCTTACCGAATACCGGTATCCTTTTCAGGTAGAATATATGAATCTGAATTCCCAAAACAATATTCTTAAAATGGCCTACATGGATGTAAAACCGAAAAAGGCTAATGGGAAAACTATTATGCTTCTGCATGGCAAGAATTTTAACGGAGCGTACTGGGAAGAGACTGCAAAAGATCTTTCTTCAAAGGGGTTCCGGGTGATCATACCGGATCAGATCGGTTTCGGGAAATCCTCAAAGCCGCAGACTTACCAGTTTTCATTTTCGCAGCTGGCGGAAAATACCAAACTGATTCTGGATCAGCTGAATCTTGATAAGGTTATTGTACTTGGACATTCCATGGGAGGCATGGTAGCGGCAAGATTCGTACTGCAATATCCGGAAAGAGTTCAGAAACTGATCCTGGAAAACCCTATCGGACTGGAAGATTATAAAACCTTTGCTGCCTATCAGGACATAGATAAAGCCTATCAGTCTGAACTTAAAAATACTACCGAAACATATAAGGCTTATCAGATGAAATTTTATTATGATAATCAATGGAAGGCAGAATATCAGCCATGGCTGGATCTGATTGCAGGCTGTACTTTGCATCCCGACTATCCTAAAGTTGCCTGGGATGCTGCGCTTACTTCAGATATGATTTATAACCAGCCCGTATGCTACGAGTTCAAAAATATTAAAGTCCCTGCACTGCTTATTATCGGGACGAGGGACAGGACAGCCATTGGGAAAGACCGGGCACCGAAAGAGCTCCAGGAGAAAATGGGACAGTACCAGGAATTGGGTAAAAAGACACAGAAGGAAATACCGGGATCGAAGCTTGTAGAACTTGATAATGTAGGACATCTTCCCCATATTGAGGCTTACAGCCGGTTCTGGAATGCTCTGTATGACTTTATAAAATAG
- a CDS encoding DMT family transporter, with protein sequence MKKKNVLKGVLFVGLGASIYGMLATFVKMAYHEGYTTSEVTTSQFALGIIGLLILNVIQTAASKKDLPKPDSREIGKLLLAGTSLGCTSLFYYIAVQYINVSIAIVLLMQSVWFSVVVESVITKTLPNARKVIATIIVLAGTVLATNLIHADIDLDWHGIFWGLMAAASYTLTMFTSNTIATHLPVFRKSIIMLCGGSVIILLFLFFAQIGPLHSEVLRSFYLNFTENTGHIRAFDYSIFWKYGFILALFGTIIPPILFNVGFPQAGLGLGSIVSSLELPVSVTMAFILLGEKVLLIQWIGIILILLAIVLMNLPAKKDLHIADEQVL encoded by the coding sequence ATGAAAAAGAAAAATGTTCTAAAAGGAGTCCTGTTTGTAGGACTGGGAGCCAGTATTTACGGTATGTTGGCTACGTTTGTTAAAATGGCTTATCATGAAGGGTATACAACGTCGGAAGTTACTACATCACAATTTGCACTGGGAATCATCGGGCTTCTGATCCTCAACGTCATTCAGACCGCTGCATCAAAAAAAGATTTACCGAAACCGGATTCCAGGGAAATAGGGAAGTTGTTGCTGGCGGGTACTTCCTTAGGGTGTACCAGCCTGTTCTATTACATTGCGGTGCAATATATCAATGTTTCTATCGCTATTGTACTGCTTATGCAGTCGGTATGGTTCAGTGTGGTCGTAGAAAGTGTGATTACGAAAACATTGCCGAATGCAAGGAAAGTTATTGCCACCATCATAGTCCTTGCAGGGACAGTCCTGGCAACCAATCTCATCCATGCGGACATCGATCTGGACTGGCACGGAATATTCTGGGGGCTTATGGCGGCTGCATCGTATACTTTAACAATGTTTACATCCAATACCATTGCCACCCATCTTCCGGTGTTCAGGAAGAGTATTATCATGCTTTGCGGAGGATCGGTTATCATCCTCCTATTCCTGTTTTTTGCTCAGATCGGGCCTTTGCACTCTGAGGTTTTAAGGTCATTCTATCTGAATTTTACAGAAAACACCGGTCATATAAGAGCTTTTGATTATTCCATATTCTGGAAATATGGTTTCATTCTGGCTTTATTCGGAACGATTATTCCTCCGATCCTGTTCAATGTAGGTTTTCCACAGGCGGGACTGGGTTTAGGAAGCATTGTCTCTTCACTTGAATTGCCCGTATCTGTAACCATGGCTTTTATACTGTTGGGTGAAAAGGTTCTCCTGATACAGTGGATAGGAATTATTCTTATTCTATTGGCTATCGTACTGATGAACCTGCCTGCAAAAAAAGATCTTCATATCGCTGATGAACAGGTGTTATAA
- a CDS encoding T9SS-dependent M36 family metallopeptidase, producing MKKLILPVLIAVFSAFPLSLHAQDSEKLIKQYISQNTIRDYKKPDLTGFIIDNVDPSTSMNGDVIKIQQTYKGFPVYASVGTALVKDGRVAYYTDNFVKDYTAVSSASAGITQETALQKIAAELGRPEISQMSVMAFFEKGVHKNSAAKQRLVYTKDADSNLKLAYEYLLHEPKTSNHWNILVDASTGKIIAKLNLNLSCNFGEGAYSHGENTMVSLPQNEDFYHTDHSNTNFIALAPDNATYNVFALPLEAPTFGSRSIVSNPWILAASPEGWHSNVANHYTITRGNNVYAYDDKDDDEDTFGTSPNGGTARNFDFSYNPADLSYLNLPAATTNLFYISNMVHDIFYKFGFTESARNFQSNNFNNGGLDDDEVFAESQDGGGFNNANFASYPDNYNPVMQMYLWLGSNRKVFYNAPSDAVGRIVNAGAAQFGSPLNDIGITGDVKLASAITGCAALPAGEMSGKIGLIERGGASSCTFTVKVKNAQNAGAIGVIIYNNTANGSTLGNMSGTDNTITIPSVLITNAEGEYIKSKLAASIPVNLSLRADTKYDGSFDNGIVTHEYGHGISNRLTGTGYNCLNSGADKEQMGEGWSDFFALMLTNKPGDNASVARGMGTYPIGQATSGGGIRPAKYSPDFSINGFTYDDTNGMEYTASNGAIVPDVHSIGFVWASMLWDLHWQYVAKYGYASNVTSNTTNGSSRVLQLVTNALKLQVCNPTFIDGREAILTADQNTTGGADRCMIWRTFAKRGLGVGASAGSKTNINDQIASFAVPSDCVLATDEVKAVKSNISIYPNPARNEFFINFPSNTLGKVSVEIYDMSGKLVSSEDKISPDAKKSIPTDKLVSGTYLVKVKGLNVDSTSKVIIKK from the coding sequence ATGAAGAAATTAATTTTACCTGTTTTGATTGCTGTTTTTTCAGCATTTCCTCTTTCTTTACATGCTCAGGATAGCGAAAAGCTGATCAAGCAATATATTTCTCAAAATACAATCAGAGATTATAAAAAACCGGATCTTACCGGTTTCATTATTGATAATGTTGATCCATCCACATCCATGAATGGGGATGTCATCAAAATTCAGCAGACATACAAAGGATTTCCTGTGTATGCTTCAGTAGGAACAGCTTTAGTCAAAGATGGCAGGGTTGCTTATTATACTGATAATTTTGTAAAGGATTATACGGCTGTATCTTCTGCCTCAGCTGGGATTACACAGGAAACAGCATTGCAGAAAATAGCAGCTGAATTAGGCCGGCCGGAAATTTCTCAAATGTCCGTGATGGCTTTTTTTGAAAAAGGGGTGCATAAAAATTCTGCTGCTAAGCAGAGACTTGTGTATACCAAAGATGCAGATAGTAATTTGAAGCTGGCCTATGAGTATCTTTTGCATGAGCCTAAAACCTCAAATCACTGGAATATTCTTGTGGATGCTTCTACCGGAAAAATTATAGCAAAACTCAACCTGAATCTTTCCTGTAACTTTGGTGAGGGTGCTTATTCCCATGGCGAAAATACCATGGTTTCCCTGCCGCAAAACGAGGATTTCTACCATACAGACCACAGCAATACCAATTTTATCGCTTTAGCACCGGATAATGCAACTTACAATGTATTTGCCCTGCCTCTTGAAGCGCCTACATTCGGATCCAGATCAATAGTGAGTAATCCCTGGATTCTTGCTGCGTCACCGGAAGGATGGCATTCCAATGTAGCCAATCATTATACGATTACGAGAGGGAATAATGTCTATGCATATGATGATAAGGATGATGATGAAGATACATTTGGAACCTCCCCGAATGGTGGAACAGCAAGAAATTTTGATTTTTCATACAATCCAGCGGATTTATCATATCTTAACCTACCAGCTGCTACCACTAACTTATTCTATATAAGTAATATGGTGCATGATATCTTCTATAAATTCGGTTTTACCGAGTCTGCAAGAAATTTTCAGAGCAACAATTTTAACAATGGGGGGTTGGATGATGACGAGGTTTTCGCAGAGTCGCAGGATGGCGGAGGTTTTAACAATGCCAATTTTGCTTCTTATCCGGATAATTATAATCCCGTTATGCAGATGTATTTATGGCTGGGATCAAACCGTAAGGTATTTTATAATGCCCCCTCTGATGCTGTAGGGAGAATAGTGAATGCAGGTGCAGCTCAGTTTGGGTCACCTTTAAATGACATTGGAATTACAGGAGATGTGAAATTAGCAAGCGCTATTACCGGATGTGCTGCATTGCCTGCTGGTGAAATGTCAGGCAAAATCGGTCTGATTGAAAGAGGAGGAGCTTCAAGCTGTACATTTACTGTAAAAGTTAAGAATGCACAGAATGCAGGAGCTATTGGTGTCATCATTTATAATAATACGGCTAATGGTTCCACATTAGGTAATATGAGTGGAACAGACAATACCATCACGATTCCTTCTGTTTTGATTACCAATGCTGAAGGAGAATATATCAAATCGAAACTTGCTGCATCTATTCCTGTAAACTTATCGCTGAGAGCTGATACGAAATATGACGGAAGTTTTGATAACGGTATTGTAACCCATGAGTATGGCCATGGAATTTCCAATAGGCTAACAGGCACAGGATATAACTGTCTTAATTCCGGAGCGGATAAGGAACAGATGGGAGAAGGCTGGTCTGACTTTTTTGCTTTAATGCTGACCAATAAACCCGGGGATAATGCTTCAGTAGCCAGAGGAATGGGTACCTATCCTATAGGTCAGGCAACTAGCGGCGGGGGAATAAGACCTGCAAAATACTCACCTGATTTTTCAATTAACGGTTTTACTTATGATGATACTAATGGCATGGAATATACTGCTTCAAATGGAGCAATTGTTCCGGATGTACACTCTATAGGATTCGTATGGGCTTCAATGCTTTGGGATCTGCATTGGCAGTATGTCGCAAAATATGGTTATGCTTCCAATGTTACTTCCAATACGACCAATGGAAGTTCAAGAGTATTGCAATTGGTAACTAATGCATTGAAATTGCAGGTATGTAATCCGACTTTTATTGACGGAAGAGAGGCTATTCTTACTGCTGATCAGAATACAACCGGTGGAGCTGACAGATGTATGATCTGGAGAACTTTTGCCAAAAGAGGATTAGGGGTAGGCGCCAGCGCAGGAAGCAAAACGAATATCAACGATCAGATTGCAAGTTTTGCCGTTCCTTCAGACTGTGTACTTGCCACTGATGAAGTAAAAGCTGTGAAAAGTAATATCTCAATTTATCCGAACCCGGCAAGAAATGAATTCTTTATCAATTTCCCATCCAATACATTAGGGAAAGTAAGTGTGGAGATTTATGATATGTCAGGAAAATTGGTTTCTTCAGAAGATAAAATTTCCCCTGATGCCAAAAAATCGATTCCTACAGATAAGCTTGTTAGCGGAACATACCTTGTAAAAGTCAAAGGGCTTAATGTGGATTCAACTTCCAAAGTGATCATAAAAAAATAA
- a CDS encoding WG repeat-containing protein: MKKILIATLLIPMIAFSQKKEVLNYFKTRDSLVGVKNAAGKIIVPAQFKIFSDLKDGEPVKGETIYFDGPKKDELPEKNAWGYVYDTKGNFLYRPFFYDNGADYFSEGVRRFVKNGKVGFADRNGKMIIQPEHDFVSPFRYGYAAYCDGCDWEKTEEEHKAMVGGTWGVMNFKGETVQPVAKSANTIEVNGNHYPYPFSYSSKEKQMLQFFEKQNKKLSDLYYVNYYEKLSDADKKLYFEIVERPKENFPFYQVNAYDYRKIEAGLSGMRFLVSEDGKKVFALEYDDEQVPFEQWLKDQRAQAEKFQEEHPDNPNKLRE; encoded by the coding sequence ATGAAAAAAATACTTATCGCCACATTATTGATCCCGATGATTGCTTTTTCACAGAAGAAAGAGGTTTTGAACTATTTTAAGACCAGAGATTCTTTGGTGGGTGTTAAAAATGCAGCCGGTAAAATTATTGTTCCGGCACAGTTCAAAATTTTTTCCGATCTGAAAGACGGTGAACCGGTGAAAGGAGAAACCATCTATTTCGATGGTCCGAAAAAAGATGAACTGCCGGAGAAAAATGCCTGGGGATATGTCTATGACACAAAAGGAAACTTCCTGTACAGGCCTTTCTTTTATGATAATGGTGCGGATTATTTTTCTGAAGGGGTCAGAAGGTTCGTTAAAAACGGGAAAGTAGGTTTTGCAGACAGAAACGGAAAAATGATCATACAGCCTGAACATGATTTCGTGTCGCCCTTCAGGTATGGTTATGCTGCTTACTGTGACGGCTGCGATTGGGAAAAGACAGAAGAAGAGCATAAAGCCATGGTAGGCGGAACCTGGGGTGTAATGAATTTCAAAGGAGAAACCGTACAGCCGGTAGCCAAATCCGCAAATACCATAGAAGTTAACGGGAATCATTATCCTTATCCGTTTTCATACAGCAGTAAAGAAAAACAGATGTTGCAGTTTTTTGAAAAGCAAAATAAAAAATTATCGGATCTCTATTACGTCAACTACTATGAGAAATTATCCGATGCCGATAAAAAACTATATTTTGAAATTGTAGAACGCCCAAAAGAAAACTTTCCTTTTTATCAGGTGAATGCTTACGACTACAGGAAAATAGAAGCCGGTTTATCCGGGATGAGGTTTCTGGTTTCGGAAGATGGTAAAAAAGTCTTCGCGCTGGAGTACGATGATGAACAAGTGCCTTTTGAACAATGGCTGAAAGATCAGAGAGCGCAGGCTGAGAAATTTCAGGAGGAACATCCGGATAATCCGAATAAGTTAAGGGAGTAG
- the rpsA gene encoding 30S ribosomal protein S1 — translation MSKETNSAELLLNQNVAPEQFDWDSFESGLDADARKEKSDLEEIYNGSLNNLDDNDVLVGKVVRLTDKEAIVDINFKSEGVISLNEFRYNQGLKVGDEVEVMVDRREDKTGQLQLSHKKARTLKAWDKVNELHETGEIVNGFVKSRTKGGMIVDVHGIEAFLPGSQIDVKPIKDYDQFVGKTMEFKVVKINPEFKNVVVSHKALIEADIEGQKKEIIAQLEKGQVLEGTVKNITSYGVFIDLGGVDGLIHITDLSWSRVNHPSEILEDGQTVKVVILDFDDEKTRIQLGMKQLEAHPWDALSADLKVGDKVKGKVVVLADYGAFVEIAPGVEGLIHVSEMSWSTHLRSAGDFVKVGDEVEAEVLTLDREDRKISLGIKQLSKDPWENIEAKYPVGSKHVGTVRNFTNFGVFVELEEGIDGLIYISDLSWTKKIKHPSEFCAVGDKLDVVVLELDIQARRLSLGHKQLTDNPWDAFETKYAEGTIHAGKAVDVHDKGASVQFEDAEVEAFCPSRLLEKEDGSKIKKGEEADFKVIEFNKEFKRVVVSHTGIFRDEEKKNVRESSNNRSNNVSSSSNEERSTLGDIDALAELKRKMEEGK, via the coding sequence ATGTCAAAAGAGACAAATTCAGCAGAATTATTATTAAACCAAAACGTAGCACCTGAACAATTTGACTGGGATTCTTTCGAATCTGGTCTTGATGCTGATGCTAGAAAAGAAAAAAGCGATCTTGAGGAAATCTACAACGGATCTTTGAACAACCTTGACGATAACGACGTATTGGTTGGAAAAGTAGTTAGATTAACTGACAAGGAAGCTATCGTAGACATCAACTTCAAGTCTGAAGGTGTTATTTCTCTTAATGAATTCCGTTACAACCAAGGCCTTAAAGTAGGGGACGAGGTAGAAGTAATGGTAGACAGAAGAGAAGACAAAACCGGACAGTTACAGTTATCTCACAAAAAAGCAAGAACGCTTAAGGCTTGGGATAAAGTAAACGAGCTTCACGAAACAGGTGAAATCGTAAACGGTTTTGTTAAGTCTAGAACTAAAGGAGGTATGATCGTTGACGTACACGGAATCGAAGCATTCTTACCTGGTTCTCAGATCGACGTTAAGCCAATTAAAGATTACGATCAGTTTGTTGGTAAGACTATGGAGTTCAAAGTTGTGAAAATCAACCCTGAGTTCAAAAACGTAGTAGTATCTCACAAAGCTCTGATCGAAGCAGATATCGAAGGTCAGAAAAAAGAAATCATCGCTCAGCTTGAAAAAGGTCAGGTTCTTGAAGGTACTGTTAAGAATATTACTTCTTACGGTGTGTTCATCGACTTAGGAGGAGTAGACGGATTGATCCACATTACAGACCTTTCCTGGTCTAGAGTGAACCACCCATCTGAAATCCTTGAAGACGGACAGACTGTGAAAGTGGTTATCCTTGACTTCGATGATGAGAAGACAAGAATCCAGTTAGGTATGAAGCAATTAGAAGCTCACCCTTGGGATGCTCTTTCTGCTGACTTAAAAGTTGGAGATAAAGTAAAAGGAAAAGTAGTAGTTCTTGCTGACTATGGTGCGTTCGTAGAAATTGCTCCTGGTGTGGAAGGATTAATTCACGTTTCTGAAATGTCTTGGTCTACACACTTGAGATCTGCAGGTGACTTCGTAAAAGTAGGTGATGAAGTGGAAGCTGAAGTACTTACTTTAGACAGAGAAGACAGAAAGATTTCTCTTGGTATCAAGCAGTTAAGCAAAGATCCATGGGAGAATATCGAAGCTAAGTATCCGGTAGGATCCAAGCATGTAGGAACGGTAAGAAACTTCACCAACTTCGGAGTATTCGTAGAATTGGAAGAAGGGATCGACGGTTTAATCTACATCTCTGATCTTTCTTGGACTAAGAAAATCAAGCACCCGTCTGAGTTCTGTGCAGTTGGTGATAAACTAGATGTTGTAGTTCTTGAACTGGACATCCAGGCCAGAAGATTATCTTTAGGTCACAAACAATTGACTGACAATCCATGGGATGCATTCGAAACTAAATATGCTGAAGGAACCATTCATGCAGGTAAAGCTGTAGACGTTCACGATAAAGGAGCTTCTGTACAGTTTGAAGATGCTGAGGTTGAGGCATTCTGTCCTTCAAGATTATTAGAGAAAGAAGATGGATCTAAAATCAAGAAAGGAGAAGAAGCTGACTTCAAAGTAATTGAGTTCAACAAAGAATTCAAGAGAGTTGTAGTTTCCCACACAGGAATTTTCAGAGATGAAGAGAAGAAAAACGTAAGAGAGTCTTCTAACAACAGATCAAACAATGTTTCATCATCTTCAAACGAAGAGAGATCTACTCTTGGAGATATCGATGCATTAGCTGAACTTAAAAGAAAAATGGAAGAAGGTAAATAA
- the rplS gene encoding 50S ribosomal protein L19: protein MDLLKYVQDKYITKKEFPEFKAGDTITVYYEIKEGQKTRTQFFKGTVIQLRGTGSTKTFTIRKMSGDVGVERVFPINMPALQKIEVDRKGRVRRSRIYYFRDLRGKKARIKDAAYKKK from the coding sequence ATGGATTTATTAAAGTACGTACAAGACAAGTACATTACAAAAAAAGAATTCCCTGAATTCAAAGCCGGTGATACCATCACTGTGTATTACGAGATTAAAGAAGGACAGAAAACAAGAACCCAGTTCTTCAAAGGAACGGTTATCCAATTAAGAGGTACAGGTTCTACAAAAACATTTACCATCAGAAAGATGAGTGGTGATGTAGGTGTTGAAAGAGTATTCCCGATCAACATGCCTGCACTTCAGAAAATCGAAGTTGACAGAAAAGGTAGAGTTAGAAGATCAAGAATCTATTACTTCAGAGATCTTAGAGGTAAGAAAGCAAGAATCAAAGACGCTGCTTACAAAAAGAAATAA
- a CDS encoding transposase — translation MPNTYTQIYLQAVFATEGREIKIMPDIREEVEKYICGIFVNKKQKILAIYANPDHLHVFFSYKNLQITIPDLIKTVKIESTNFINEKKFCSGKFSWQEGYGAFSYAKSQKDKVVNYILNQEKHHVNKNFKEEYLEMLEAFEIEFKDEYLFEFYNE, via the coding sequence ATGCCAAATACCTATACACAGATCTATCTTCAGGCGGTATTCGCAACGGAAGGGCGCGAGATTAAAATCATGCCTGATATCCGAGAGGAAGTAGAAAAATACATTTGCGGAATTTTTGTCAATAAAAAGCAAAAAATACTTGCCATTTATGCAAATCCCGATCATTTACACGTATTCTTCAGCTACAAGAACTTGCAGATCACAATCCCGGATCTTATCAAAACGGTTAAAATAGAATCTACAAACTTTATTAATGAAAAGAAATTCTGTTCAGGAAAATTTTCATGGCAGGAGGGATACGGTGCTTTTTCTTATGCTAAAAGCCAGAAAGATAAAGTGGTAAATTATATCTTAAATCAGGAAAAACATCATGTAAATAAAAATTTTAAAGAAGAATATTTGGAGATGCTGGAAGCATTTGAAATTGAATTCAAAGATGAGTATTTATTTGAATTTTATAATGAATAA